In bacterium, the genomic window GTGGGATTACAAGGCTAATATCATCCATCTTAAAGCCTGTTTTAAAAAGAAGCTTTTCAATTGCCTCTGTCATATAAACAACAGCATATTTAAAAACCTCTTTTCCTTCCATTTTAATGGTTTCTCCCAAAGGAAGGGTTAATAGAGAAGCCAAAGAGCCATTTGTGTTAAAATAGCTTCCGATTATTCCTTTTTCATTGCTTTCCTTAAGAAGACAAGCACCCGCACCATCACCAAAGAGAACACAGGTATTTCTATCCTTCCAGTCAATAACCTTTGATGTGGCTTCAGCTGAGGTAATCAATGCCTTTTTGTATTGCCCAGATTCTATGAAAAATCTTCCGCATTCCAAAGCATATAAAGCACCTGTGCAGGCAGCAGATATATCAAAACAAGCAACATTCTTAAATGCCAATTTTTCTGCCAAGAGGGAAGCTGTGGAAGGAAATATCATATCCGGTGTTGATGTTGAAACAATTATAAGGTCAATATCAGGCTCTACAATATCAACTGAGGCAAAATATGCAATATCGGATGCCTTTGTATTTT contains:
- a CDS encoding beta-ketoacyl-ACP synthase 3, which translates into the protein NTKASDIAYFASVDIVEPDIDLIIVSTSTPDMIFPSTASLLAEKLAFKNVACFDISAACTGALYALECGRFFIESGQYKKALITSAEATSKVIDWKDRNTCVLFGDGAGACLLKESNEKGIIGSYFNTNGSLASLLTLPLGETIKMEGKEVFKYAVVYMTEAIEKLLFKTGFKMDDISLVIPHQANLRIITLLAKRLKIPEEKMFINLYKYGNMLSASTIVALDEANKTGKIKEEDLVLLVGIGGGLTWGAMLIKW